A single region of the Thermoanaerobacterium aotearoense genome encodes:
- a CDS encoding DUF4363 family protein, with the protein MKYVIPLITTITVLIILVDIASYNYLYSSSNNMEKKLETIEQNIKSEKWMNAKANADDLEKTWGKISSKWAILIEHREIDDIDMSLSKLKSFIDTKDKDLSLSELKTLKELYGHIPSNEKLTLENIL; encoded by the coding sequence GTGAAATACGTAATTCCGTTGATTACAACCATCACAGTCTTAATAATACTTGTAGACATAGCTTCCTACAATTACCTATATAGTTCATCCAACAATATGGAAAAAAAACTTGAAACTATAGAACAAAACATAAAAAGTGAGAAGTGGATGAACGCCAAAGCAAATGCTGATGATTTAGAAAAGACTTGGGGAAAAATAAGCAGCAAATGGGCAATTTTGATTGAACACAGGGAAATAGACGACATTGACATGAGCTTATCAAAGCTTAAAAGTTTTATTGACACTAAAGACAAAGATTTAAGCCTATCAGAGCTTAAAACATTGAAAGAGCTTTACGGTCACATACCATCAAATGAGAAGCTGACACTTGAAAACATACTATAA
- a CDS encoding YetF domain-containing protein produces the protein MLIIFFRTLILYFLVVIVMRIMGKQQIGQLQPYELVVAIMIADLVAVPMQNKGIPLLTGIIPILTLLISQLFLSYVSMKSLHGREIICGKPTILIDKGKILTKELQKERYNINDLLEELRVMGYPNIADVEYAILETNGCLSVIPKVDKRPVTPNDLNLTPQYEGLPLPLIIDGKIIEKNMKMANVDMNWLNEQLKMWNISSIDNVILASLDPNNVLTVYKKE, from the coding sequence ATGCTTATTATATTTTTTCGCACATTAATCCTTTATTTCCTGGTAGTCATCGTCATGAGAATAATGGGAAAGCAGCAGATAGGACAACTTCAGCCGTACGAATTGGTTGTAGCAATAATGATAGCTGATTTGGTAGCCGTACCTATGCAAAACAAAGGCATACCACTTTTAACAGGCATTATACCTATACTTACTTTGCTTATATCACAACTTTTTTTGTCGTATGTGTCGATGAAAAGCCTGCACGGCCGCGAAATCATCTGTGGAAAGCCTACGATTCTAATTGACAAAGGAAAAATCTTGACAAAAGAGCTTCAAAAAGAAAGGTACAATATAAATGACCTTTTAGAAGAGCTTAGAGTCATGGGTTATCCAAATATCGCAGATGTAGAGTATGCAATATTGGAGACAAATGGCTGCCTAAGCGTAATACCAAAAGTAGATAAAAGGCCTGTAACGCCTAATGACTTAAATCTGACACCTCAATACGAAGGGCTTCCTCTTCCGCTAATAATAGACGGAAAGATAATAGAGAAAAACATGAAAATGGCAAATGTTGATATGAATTGGCTTAATGAGCAATTGAAGATGTGGAATATAAGCAGCATAGATAATGTAATACTGGCATCACTTGATCCAAATAACGTATTGACAGTTTACAAGAAGGAGTGA
- a CDS encoding Cof-type HAD-IIB family hydrolase, whose translation MCKLFVTDADGSLLDSNNKISEANINAINELREKGVIYTIATGRMFSSILPYALELRVNAPVICFNGALIKDIYTKKVYYYNPIQPDDAIAVIDILKNSGYQVNLYIDDKLVVEEMNERVEWYLSFNTVEVNAVGDLAEYIKNTGKGTAKIYAIGDIKNPAPVEPEVYDKLSKIVSVSTSGGGHLELNAKGVSKGNALKTLANMYNIKRELVAAVGDNLNDLSMIEYAGFGVAMANAPELVKIKADFVTKSNNEDGIAFAINRIFARQQIMAV comes from the coding sequence ATGTGTAAGTTATTTGTAACAGATGCTGATGGAAGCCTTTTAGATAGCAACAATAAAATATCTGAAGCAAATATTAACGCCATAAATGAGCTGAGAGAAAAGGGAGTCATTTATACAATTGCCACAGGTAGGATGTTTTCATCAATATTACCATACGCTTTAGAGCTTAGAGTAAATGCACCTGTCATTTGCTTTAATGGAGCTCTGATAAAAGATATTTACACAAAAAAAGTGTACTACTATAATCCAATTCAACCTGATGATGCCATAGCAGTCATCGATATACTAAAAAACAGTGGTTATCAAGTAAATCTATATATCGATGATAAGTTAGTTGTAGAAGAAATGAATGAAAGGGTTGAATGGTATTTATCGTTTAATACAGTTGAAGTGAATGCTGTTGGTGATCTTGCTGAATACATCAAAAATACGGGGAAAGGCACTGCTAAAATATACGCCATAGGTGATATCAAAAATCCTGCTCCTGTAGAGCCGGAAGTTTATGATAAGCTTTCAAAGATAGTATCTGTTTCCACATCTGGCGGCGGACATTTGGAGCTTAATGCCAAAGGTGTCAGCAAAGGCAATGCATTGAAGACTTTGGCAAATATGTACAACATTAAGAGGGAGCTTGTTGCTGCTGTAGGAGATAATCTCAACGATTTATCAATGATAGAGTATGCAGGCTTTGGAGTTGCGATGGCAAATGCACCAGAGCTTGTAAAGATAAAAGCAGATTTTGTCACGAAGTCAAACAATGAAGATGGCATCGCATTTGCGATAAATAGGATTTTTGCAAGACAACAAATTATGGCTGTTTAA
- a CDS encoding LacI family DNA-binding transcriptional regulator codes for MNATIKDVAREAKVSIATVSRVLNNSAVVTDETKQRVLDAIKKTGYKPNALARSLKIQKTHTIGLIVPDISSPFYPEVVRGIEDIASMYSYNIFLCNTDQKEEKEMNYIEILSEKQVDGIIYMGDIIRDSVKQQLKDIGIPIVLAGTEDAESEFPNVNIDNKKASYDAVKYLISLGHKKIGMISGPADDPIGGVQRTNGYKEALSEAKIRFKPSLVVEGSFKARQAYLAMLKLLENNVDAVFAASDEMAAAAINAIFDSGFSVPEDIHVIGFDNTYLSYMFRPTITTIQRPAYDIGAVSMRLMTKLLAKEPIDDMHVVLPHQLIVRESTGYGEEKK; via the coding sequence GTGAATGCTACTATTAAAGATGTGGCTAGGGAAGCGAAAGTTTCTATAGCTACGGTGTCAAGAGTTTTAAATAACAGCGCTGTTGTCACTGATGAGACAAAGCAAAGGGTGTTAGACGCCATAAAAAAGACAGGTTATAAGCCAAATGCTTTAGCCAGAAGCTTGAAAATACAAAAGACTCACACGATAGGGCTTATTGTGCCTGATATATCAAGTCCTTTTTATCCTGAAGTTGTAAGAGGCATAGAAGACATTGCCAGTATGTATTCTTACAATATATTTCTGTGCAATACAGACCAAAAAGAAGAAAAAGAGATGAATTATATAGAGATACTTAGCGAAAAGCAAGTTGATGGCATCATATACATGGGAGATATCATTAGAGATTCAGTAAAGCAGCAGCTAAAAGACATAGGCATACCGATTGTCTTAGCAGGCACAGAGGATGCTGAATCAGAGTTTCCCAATGTCAATATAGACAACAAAAAGGCTTCTTATGATGCTGTGAAGTATTTGATCTCCTTAGGACACAAAAAGATAGGAATGATATCGGGACCTGCTGATGATCCTATCGGAGGCGTACAGAGGACAAATGGATACAAAGAAGCTTTATCTGAGGCGAAAATAAGATTTAAGCCGTCGCTTGTGGTAGAAGGCAGCTTCAAAGCAAGGCAAGCGTACCTTGCAATGCTAAAGCTTTTGGAAAACAATGTTGACGCTGTCTTTGCAGCATCAGATGAGATGGCTGCTGCTGCAATAAATGCCATATTTGACTCTGGATTTAGCGTACCCGAAGATATTCACGTTATCGGCTTTGATAACACTTATCTTTCATATATGTTCAGGCCTACTATAACTACTATTCAGAGGCCTGCGTATGACATAGGTGCTGTAAGTATGAGACTTATGACAAAATTACTTGCTAAAGAGCCTATTGATGATATGCATGTGGTTTTGCCGCATCAGCTTATCGTCAGAGAATCAACAGGATATGGTGAAGAAAAAAAATAG
- the nagA gene encoding N-acetylglucosamine-6-phosphate deacetylase yields the protein MKTLIVNGKLLVGGNIVDGKDVLIEGNKISAIGSGLYADNTIDAEGNYVSPGFVDIHIHGSSGFDTMDGTFEAINAISKSVAMHGTTSFLPTTMTEDKSKIKNAIKNVFDNKSRVEGAEILGIHMEGPFINPKQKGAQDDKFILKPTVENFNEICGQYVDIVKLVTIAPEVDGALELIKYLREKNITASVGHTDSTYDDVALGFKAGITHATHVFNAMKGFHHREVGTVGAVFDLDISAEVIADGIHSVFPAIRTLIRLKGKEKINLVTDAMMAANLSDGLYQLGGQDVYVKDGAARLKSGVLAGSTLTLDKAVKNIFFNTDLTLPESVALASYNSAKVIGIDYKKGLIKEGYDADIIIFDENIEIKKTIVGGKIVYEKK from the coding sequence ATGAAGACGCTAATCGTAAATGGTAAATTATTAGTTGGCGGGAATATAGTAGACGGCAAAGATGTATTGATTGAGGGAAATAAAATAAGCGCTATTGGAAGTGGCCTTTATGCCGACAATACAATAGATGCTGAAGGCAACTACGTGTCGCCAGGTTTCGTAGACATACATATACACGGTTCTTCTGGATTCGATACAATGGACGGAACTTTTGAAGCAATAAATGCAATATCGAAGTCTGTAGCAATGCATGGCACCACGTCATTTCTGCCTACAACCATGACAGAGGATAAAAGCAAAATCAAAAATGCTATTAAAAATGTGTTTGACAACAAAAGCCGCGTTGAAGGTGCTGAAATCTTAGGCATTCACATGGAAGGTCCTTTTATAAATCCGAAGCAAAAGGGCGCGCAAGATGACAAATTCATTTTAAAACCTACAGTAGAAAACTTCAATGAAATATGTGGCCAATATGTAGACATTGTAAAACTTGTCACAATAGCACCTGAAGTTGATGGAGCATTGGAGCTTATAAAATATTTAAGAGAGAAAAACATCACCGCATCTGTAGGACATACCGATTCTACTTATGATGATGTAGCTTTGGGATTCAAAGCAGGTATAACACATGCCACTCATGTCTTTAACGCCATGAAAGGATTTCACCACCGCGAAGTAGGAACAGTAGGAGCAGTCTTCGATCTCGACATAAGCGCAGAAGTAATCGCTGATGGAATACACTCTGTCTTTCCAGCCATAAGAACGCTTATAAGGTTAAAAGGTAAAGAAAAAATAAATCTCGTAACAGATGCAATGATGGCTGCAAACTTAAGTGACGGTCTTTACCAATTGGGTGGTCAAGACGTATACGTAAAAGACGGTGCTGCAAGGCTAAAAAGCGGAGTTTTAGCAGGAAGCACTCTTACATTAGACAAAGCTGTAAAAAATATCTTTTTCAATACAGATTTAACACTTCCTGAATCTGTCGCACTGGCGTCTTACAACAGCGCAAAAGTAATAGGTATTGATTACAAAAAAGGCCTTATAAAGGAAGGATATGATGCAGATATCATAATCTTTGATGAAAATATAGAAATAAAAAAGACGATTGTCGGTGGGAAAATCGTATATGAAAAAAAATAG
- a CDS encoding response regulator transcription factor, whose product MENILIIDDEEMLVKGLKLSLIQEGYYVDYAYDGEEGLEKIKNGNYDLVILDLMLPKIDGLTLCKEVRSFSNIPIIMLTAKGEDVDKIVGIEMGADDYLAKPFNTRELIARIRALFRRTTTPYVKKHDVIKLGDITINVPDKIVQKNGKDIDLTNKEFELLVLLASNPGKLYSKDKLMDLIWGFDFYGDTNTVNVHIRKLREKIEDDPANPKHIFTKWDSGYYMK is encoded by the coding sequence ATGGAAAACATTTTAATTATCGATGATGAAGAAATGCTTGTAAAGGGATTGAAGCTATCCCTCATTCAAGAAGGTTATTACGTTGATTATGCTTATGATGGTGAAGAAGGTTTGGAAAAAATAAAAAATGGCAATTATGATTTAGTAATATTAGATTTGATGCTGCCCAAGATCGACGGTCTTACCCTTTGCAAAGAGGTAAGGTCATTTTCAAATATACCTATAATAATGCTTACAGCCAAAGGTGAAGATGTGGATAAGATAGTAGGCATTGAGATGGGAGCAGATGACTACCTTGCAAAGCCTTTCAATACGCGGGAATTGATCGCCAGAATTAGAGCTTTATTCAGACGGACGACGACGCCTTATGTGAAAAAGCACGATGTAATCAAGTTAGGGGATATTACGATAAATGTTCCTGACAAGATAGTCCAGAAGAATGGCAAAGACATCGATCTTACAAATAAAGAGTTTGAATTATTAGTTCTTTTGGCTTCGAATCCGGGAAAGCTTTATTCTAAGGACAAACTGATGGACTTAATATGGGGATTTGATTTCTATGGAGATACGAATACTGTGAATGTCCATATAAGAAAGCTTAGAGAGAAGATTGAAGACGATCCGGCAAATCCAAAGCATATTTTTACAAAGTGGGACTCTGGCTACTACATGAAATAG
- a CDS encoding sensor histidine kinase — protein sequence MSLRWKIFSIYFIILIVSLASTGIYLFNNIYESYLANERITNLTQANMIANLVSKFIGVSSYLIEPTIVDYANQINSRILFTDVSGKVIVDSAGNGGIEGKDINNYSDIKSALKGTGSTSIHYITGSGWTMYSAVPVTIKNEIVGSILLSTSIDDVMNFLYSIKMQMIYTFTAIGSIVSILSLIVAAFITKPLKRLTDATKIISEGKFDYKVDVKGNDEIGKLADAFNDMGTKLMKIDEERKRFVSDASHELKTPLAAIKALVEPLISSDNVDISVYKEFLKDINSEVDRMTRLVNELLVLAKIDKIRSIENKTENISEIAYNVIENLEAIADQKGVSLIFENEKNIFADVDADRFYRMIYNVVENGIKYTPSGGSVKLTLDSDDKNVYITISDTGIGISQETLPKVFERFSRGDTARSQKTGGFGLGLAIVKEIVDLHKGHIDVKSTVGEGTVFYITIPVKNI from the coding sequence TTGAGTTTAAGGTGGAAGATATTTTCGATTTATTTTATTATCCTGATAGTTTCGCTGGCTTCTACAGGCATTTATCTTTTCAACAATATTTATGAAAGCTACCTTGCAAACGAAAGAATAACCAATTTGACGCAGGCCAATATGATTGCAAATTTGGTCTCTAAGTTTATAGGGGTTTCCTCGTATTTGATTGAGCCTACCATTGTTGACTATGCAAACCAGATTAACTCGAGGATTCTTTTTACTGATGTAAGTGGAAAAGTCATAGTTGATTCTGCAGGAAATGGCGGCATTGAAGGCAAAGATATAAATAATTACAGCGATATTAAGTCCGCTTTAAAGGGGACAGGCTCTACAAGCATACACTACATCACAGGTTCTGGCTGGACCATGTATTCTGCTGTACCTGTTACTATAAAAAATGAGATTGTAGGCAGTATCCTATTATCTACGTCTATTGACGATGTGATGAATTTTTTGTACTCAATTAAAATGCAGATGATATATACATTTACTGCTATAGGTTCTATCGTAAGCATATTAAGCTTAATAGTTGCCGCATTTATAACTAAGCCTTTAAAAAGGCTTACAGACGCTACAAAGATAATATCCGAAGGCAAATTCGACTACAAAGTCGATGTGAAGGGAAATGATGAAATCGGCAAGCTGGCAGACGCATTCAACGATATGGGTACGAAGCTTATGAAGATAGACGAGGAGAGAAAAAGATTTGTCTCCGATGCATCCCATGAGCTTAAAACGCCATTGGCGGCAATAAAAGCCCTCGTAGAACCGCTTATATCCAGCGATAATGTCGATATATCTGTGTATAAAGAGTTTTTAAAGGATATAAATTCTGAAGTTGATAGAATGACGAGGCTTGTAAATGAATTGTTGGTTTTAGCAAAGATTGATAAAATACGTTCAATCGAAAATAAAACGGAAAATATTAGTGAAATTGCTTACAATGTCATTGAAAACCTTGAGGCGATAGCTGATCAAAAAGGTGTTTCGCTGATATTTGAGAACGAGAAAAATATTTTTGCGGACGTTGATGCAGATAGATTTTACAGGATGATATACAATGTCGTGGAAAATGGGATAAAATACACTCCAAGCGGTGGCTCTGTCAAACTGACTCTTGATTCTGATGATAAGAATGTCTACATCACAATATCTGATACAGGCATAGGAATAAGTCAGGAAACATTGCCTAAGGTGTTTGAAAGGTTTTCCAGAGGCGATACGGCAAGATCTCAAAAGACTGGAGGTTTTGGACTAGGCTTGGCCATAGTAAAGGAGATCGTAGATTTGCATAAAGGACATATAGACGTTAAAAGCACTGTCGGCGAAGGTACTGTTTTTTACATAACGATTCCGGTTAAGAACATTTAA
- a CDS encoding Gmad2 immunoglobulin-like domain-containing protein — translation MKKAFLVLILIAAISLSGCFTNTKTKTEKNAPISPKSTVQAVKEVSLYFLNSKMSGLNMEVRSVSENADLLKQVINELMKGPKDQYSKPIIPDNTKLLSVQLKDTTAYVNFSKDYTSSTSIDGTTAKYMVAALVNTLTGLPNVNSVQILVEGNKIDSLYGYKIGLDPLSRIVLTGEVYIDKDRVKKLQESTSFGKDSWRLDPMKVIQEEGGVVGFSPDDDFSLESKKGGIALINAIHDNKSYLVTLVQPEGDKEGNIWVISDVKPKFTKIPEADPTKGETFIYGIVKAINYDTRVVTIEREYQDTSDINNVAGPDIKVLPNAIIHRQSKIGYDSQGGYQYSETDMDFTDIKVGDELGMILTKNKEARAVIDSDKNTITSYSSQEANIIVLSPMRNNSVTSPIKVVGKARVFEAVVNIRLLDSNGNILSQTSVQASAGAPSWGDFQADIQYNPLSTPQDGTLQVFSLSPKDGSVQDLVSIPLYLK, via the coding sequence ATGAAGAAGGCGTTTTTAGTCTTGATATTGATCGCTGCAATTTCTTTGTCAGGTTGCTTTACAAACACGAAAACTAAGACGGAAAAAAATGCCCCTATAAGCCCGAAATCTACCGTTCAAGCTGTTAAAGAAGTTTCGCTGTATTTTTTAAATAGCAAGATGTCAGGATTGAATATGGAAGTAAGAAGCGTATCCGAAAATGCGGACTTACTGAAACAAGTGATAAATGAATTGATGAAAGGTCCTAAAGACCAATATTCAAAGCCGATAATTCCTGACAACACAAAGCTTTTATCGGTTCAGTTGAAGGATACTACAGCTTATGTAAACTTTTCTAAAGATTATACTTCTTCAACAAGCATCGATGGGACTACAGCAAAGTACATGGTTGCTGCACTTGTAAATACACTGACTGGGCTTCCAAATGTAAACAGTGTCCAGATTTTAGTGGAAGGCAATAAGATAGATTCCCTTTATGGGTACAAAATAGGCCTTGACCCATTGAGCAGGATTGTGCTTACAGGAGAAGTGTACATCGATAAGGACAGGGTAAAAAAGCTTCAAGAGAGTACGTCATTTGGAAAAGATTCGTGGAGATTGGATCCCATGAAAGTGATACAAGAGGAAGGCGGTGTCGTTGGATTTTCGCCTGATGACGATTTTTCATTGGAATCTAAAAAGGGTGGAATTGCGCTCATAAACGCTATCCATGACAATAAGTCTTATCTTGTGACACTTGTCCAACCTGAAGGAGATAAAGAAGGCAATATATGGGTCATAAGTGATGTCAAGCCGAAATTCACGAAGATACCTGAAGCAGATCCTACAAAAGGAGAGACATTCATATACGGCATCGTAAAAGCCATTAATTACGATACGAGAGTCGTCACGATAGAGCGGGAGTACCAAGATACCAGTGACATAAACAATGTAGCTGGTCCAGATATTAAGGTGTTGCCGAATGCCATAATACACCGTCAGTCAAAGATCGGTTACGACAGTCAAGGTGGTTACCAGTATTCAGAGACAGACATGGATTTTACAGACATAAAAGTAGGCGACGAGCTTGGCATGATCTTGACAAAAAATAAAGAAGCGCGGGCTGTGATTGATTCAGACAAAAACACAATCACATCTTACAGCAGTCAGGAGGCAAATATAATAGTGTTGTCGCCTATGAGAAACAACAGCGTTACAAGCCCTATAAAAGTGGTGGGAAAGGCCAGGGTGTTTGAAGCTGTTGTTAATATAAGGCTGTTGGATTCCAATGGCAATATATTGTCACAGACGTCTGTTCAGGCAAGTGCAGGTGCTCCATCTTGGGGAGATTTTCAAGCAGACATACAGTATAATCCATTATCAACACCACAAGATGGTACATTGCAGGTATTTTCATTAAGTCCAAAAGATGGTTCTGTGCAAGATCTTGTATCAATACCACTGTACCTAAAGTAA
- the yyaC gene encoding spore protease YyaC, whose amino-acid sequence MDELRVRYDDKSAIKLMSAYLAEEINFDSVILCIGTDKCIGDSLGPIVGDMISKMTSGINVYGTLKNPIHAMNLEENIAHIKRKHPYSNIIAVDACLGDKDNIGKISIKKSPIYPGKGVGKVLPAVGDISIIGVIDAFDIIPVHNTRLGFVFEMAEVIAMSIHRAFYLKAAIKNNSDISQS is encoded by the coding sequence ATGGATGAATTGCGGGTTAGGTATGACGACAAAAGCGCCATCAAACTCATGTCAGCGTATTTAGCAGAGGAAATAAACTTTGATTCTGTTATACTTTGCATAGGTACCGATAAATGCATCGGAGATTCGTTAGGCCCTATTGTAGGAGACATGATATCAAAAATGACCAGCGGCATAAACGTATATGGGACATTAAAAAACCCGATACATGCAATGAACCTTGAGGAAAACATCGCCCACATAAAAAGAAAGCATCCCTACAGCAACATCATTGCTGTTGACGCTTGTCTTGGAGATAAAGATAACATAGGTAAAATATCCATAAAAAAATCGCCAATATATCCAGGCAAAGGAGTGGGAAAAGTATTGCCTGCTGTCGGCGACATATCTATAATAGGAGTGATTGACGCCTTTGATATAATACCTGTACATAACACAAGGCTTGGATTTGTATTTGAGATGGCAGAAGTCATCGCCATGAGCATACATAGAGCGTTTTATTTAAAAGCAGCCATAAAAAATAACTCTGACATAAGTCAGAGCTAA
- a CDS encoding phosphodiester glycosidase family protein, which produces MKYRKVISMCLSSIIIFSSIFMNGIAADAYTVITSNESQQILSRGVTEKNITYFTTDGFININVLDVDLSDNNTSISTIFNPSGFKDRMDVEDMANGNGAIAAVNGDFFDTKQGFIVGASVKDGNLLTVPYYQGNYATFAIDKNNVPSIGYWKSTSLSITLPDGSQIPVSALNNVGSIGSGTSCVIFTKDWNDETPGLSDSYKDLVEVLVDKNNSVLEVRQGEGPVAIPDGGYSIDATGDIAKVLSNLKQGDKVIKNISTDPPFDNFKMAVSGGTILVQNGSIPSQFTDNVDGIYARTAIGYTEDKKHVIIATVDNANTRGMTESELAQLMLSLGAYNAMNLDGGGSTQMAIRPLGDSQAKLQNEVPGFERNVANGVGVFNTAPTGNLYAIKVEADSPNIFVGTHRAITVKGYDANYQPVKIDQNSVSFSISGIAGRFDGNEFIPQSSGDGVIIARVGNVTGTLKIKALDAIADIRFTPYSVNIDKGTTTSISVIGKDINGYRAPIEDRDISWTVYNNVGTISDGIFKAANNDLSGALSANINGKVGNLMVKVGQGSDFDASQLPKPLNFESIDSKNKEVSVSNTNDSFKFMVFGDTDYNTLLKLQISLKAASIANKDYPLVVFTGDVNDKVLKSLTIPYIKAGNSYGVYDFRNSTFIMLDDTNGGLLSSNKDQWSWFLNTLNSVKGDNLFVVLPKPVWGSDGFKDTKEAQLFEDTLQKFREDTGKNVWIIYNGDTPFYTTLNDNIRYISNYGTNNGGGSMDIYNDARYISIMVNGKDIYYQDKNLFTK; this is translated from the coding sequence TTGAAATACCGAAAAGTTATAAGCATGTGTCTATCTTCAATAATTATTTTTTCATCGATTTTTATGAATGGTATTGCTGCAGATGCCTACACCGTAATAACTTCAAATGAAAGCCAGCAAATATTAAGTAGAGGAGTTACAGAAAAAAACATTACATATTTCACAACAGATGGTTTCATCAATATCAATGTGTTAGATGTGGACTTAAGCGACAATAATACATCAATATCCACTATCTTTAATCCATCGGGTTTTAAAGACAGAATGGATGTGGAAGACATGGCAAATGGCAACGGTGCTATAGCCGCAGTAAACGGTGATTTTTTTGACACGAAGCAAGGGTTTATCGTAGGAGCATCAGTCAAAGATGGAAATCTTTTAACCGTTCCATACTATCAGGGAAATTATGCTACATTTGCCATAGATAAAAACAACGTGCCATCAATAGGCTATTGGAAAAGCACTTCTCTTAGCATAACACTCCCTGACGGCAGTCAAATTCCTGTAAGTGCCTTAAACAACGTAGGCTCCATAGGTAGCGGAACGTCTTGCGTCATATTTACAAAGGACTGGAATGATGAGACGCCCGGCCTAAGCGACAGCTATAAAGATCTTGTTGAAGTATTAGTTGACAAAAACAACAGCGTCTTAGAAGTAAGGCAAGGTGAGGGTCCTGTAGCAATTCCTGACGGAGGCTATTCCATAGATGCAACAGGAGATATCGCAAAGGTTTTATCAAATTTAAAGCAAGGAGATAAAGTCATCAAAAACATCTCTACAGATCCTCCATTTGACAACTTTAAGATGGCTGTTAGCGGAGGAACCATTTTGGTGCAAAACGGTTCAATACCATCGCAATTTACCGACAATGTGGATGGCATATACGCAAGGACAGCTATAGGATATACCGAAGACAAGAAGCACGTAATAATAGCAACAGTTGACAACGCCAACACGAGAGGGATGACAGAAAGTGAATTAGCGCAGCTTATGTTAAGCTTAGGAGCTTATAATGCTATGAACTTAGACGGCGGCGGCTCAACACAAATGGCTATAAGACCTTTAGGAGATAGTCAAGCAAAGCTCCAAAATGAAGTTCCTGGTTTCGAAAGAAATGTAGCCAACGGAGTTGGAGTATTTAACACAGCACCAACAGGAAATCTATACGCCATAAAAGTTGAAGCAGATAGCCCAAATATCTTTGTAGGCACCCACAGAGCGATCACTGTAAAAGGATATGATGCAAATTATCAACCAGTAAAAATCGATCAAAACTCCGTATCATTCTCTATAAGCGGCATAGCAGGAAGATTTGATGGAAATGAATTTATTCCTCAAAGTTCAGGTGACGGCGTGATAATAGCAAGAGTAGGCAATGTGACTGGTACGCTGAAAATAAAGGCTTTAGATGCTATAGCAGACATAAGATTTACACCTTATTCTGTGAACATAGATAAAGGTACAACTACATCAATATCAGTCATAGGAAAAGATATAAATGGCTATAGAGCACCTATAGAAGACAGAGACATAAGCTGGACTGTTTACAACAATGTAGGCACTATTTCAGATGGCATCTTCAAAGCAGCAAACAACGATCTATCTGGTGCTTTGTCGGCAAATATAAATGGAAAAGTAGGAAATTTAATGGTGAAAGTCGGGCAAGGATCAGATTTTGATGCGTCACAGCTTCCAAAACCATTGAACTTTGAATCTATTGACAGCAAAAACAAGGAAGTAAGCGTCAGCAACACCAACGATTCGTTTAAATTCATGGTATTTGGAGACACAGATTACAATACGCTTTTGAAGCTTCAAATTTCCTTAAAAGCCGCCAGCATAGCCAATAAAGACTATCCTTTAGTAGTTTTTACAGGAGATGTAAATGACAAAGTCTTAAAATCACTTACGATTCCGTACATAAAAGCAGGTAATTCTTATGGGGTATATGACTTTAGAAATTCAACATTTATCATGTTGGATGATACTAATGGAGGTTTGCTATCATCCAATAAAGATCAGTGGAGCTGGTTTTTAAACACATTAAACAGTGTAAAAGGAGATAACCTATTTGTAGTTTTGCCAAAGCCTGTATGGGGCTCCGATGGATTCAAAGACACTAAAGAAGCGCAACTGTTCGAGGACACGCTGCAAAAATTCAGAGAAGATACAGGTAAAAACGTCTGGATAATATATAACGGCGACACACCTTTTTATACGACATTGAATGACAACATAAGGTATATATCTAATTACGGAACAAATAATGGCGGTGGAAGTATGGACATATACAATGACGCCAGATACATTTCAATAATGGTAAATGGAAAAGACATTTACTATCAAGATAAAAATCTGTTTACAAAATAA